A single window of Bordetella genomosp. 11 DNA harbors:
- a CDS encoding DUF4280 domain-containing protein: protein MALPVVLGAELMCTFGTAPSTLIVAPESRVLVEGRPAANIEDNKPIVNIVPFTLCTSVANPAVESATAAAMGVLTPMPCIPIVEAPWMPGAPTVLVGGLPALDNNSRCMCQWAGVISIVLPGPVRTLVP from the coding sequence ATGGCGCTGCCCGTCGTACTCGGTGCGGAATTGATGTGCACCTTTGGCACCGCTCCGTCCACGCTCATTGTGGCGCCCGAATCCCGCGTGCTCGTGGAAGGCCGCCCCGCGGCCAACATCGAGGACAACAAGCCCATCGTGAACATTGTGCCGTTCACCCTGTGCACCTCGGTGGCCAACCCGGCGGTGGAGTCGGCGACGGCGGCGGCCATGGGCGTTCTGACGCCCATGCCTTGCATCCCTATCGTTGAAGCGCCCTGGATGCCCGGCGCGCCAACCGTGCTGGTAGGCGGACTTCCAGCGCTGGACAACAACTCGCGCTGCATGTGCCAGTGGGCCGGCGTGATCTCCATCGTCTTGCCGGGTCCCGTGCGCACACTGGTGCCTTGA
- a CDS encoding type VI secretion system Vgr family protein, with the protein MAADSQGERRLRISGAALPDDTLLHTVRGRERLGRPFKFNILFSCGSDVPSADTLLGSAITLTLAGPHGDRPFHGIVAQFSLVELGGLTEGTSLGRTKYRAIVRPHLWRLTRSSHCRFFYDKTVLDIAKHLLDEQNVAYRDACVGAYPKLDNCTQYRETDFNFLHRLLQREGIYYYFEHKDGTDTLVFVDDPQQHGAIPHYETIPFNAVRQGDGSDPAGESIYGWKNPRRVVPGRSQTNAFDFLNVARSTSQGLTGNATSEKGGNKAYVIQEPALWYDDDSDAVRYAWARLDAHLPRASRVMGRATAMGMCPGAWFTLTGHGCAEQNGKYLVTDVRYRMSDGYHPMRPLGGDGSSPHDDTARGRRRRRLFDCRFRAIPRDSRYRGRCWAAVPVVGPQTAIVIAPDGDDFATDTHGRIKVQFHWEQFNPPSTSQAMQRCWVRVAQPWAGDRWGAMFLPRKGQEVLVDFLNGDPDKPIVVGGLYNGKSKPPYVLPDAAAVSTILTQGTGAGNAGKRNELRFNDEKLQILLYTDGNQDNYTEHDSLTYVGHDSHTFVEGHQLIEAQYQDVTVGASQLTRARDVSLNASLSVVHEAGEKYVIKSEMVHIKADATMVLEASAMLSLKVGGSFVSIGPDGVHISGPMVYLNSGGAAGSGPGGSTKMPDHPKKADDGKSVKRN; encoded by the coding sequence ATGGCTGCTGATTCGCAGGGCGAGCGCCGGCTGCGGATCAGCGGCGCGGCCTTGCCGGACGATACCTTGCTGCATACGGTCCGTGGCCGCGAACGCCTGGGCAGGCCCTTCAAGTTCAATATCCTGTTTTCGTGCGGCAGCGACGTGCCGTCCGCGGACACGCTGCTGGGCAGCGCAATCACTTTGACGCTCGCCGGCCCGCATGGCGACCGTCCGTTCCACGGTATCGTGGCCCAGTTCAGCCTGGTGGAACTGGGCGGCCTGACGGAGGGCACTTCCCTGGGCCGGACCAAATACCGGGCCATCGTACGCCCCCATCTTTGGCGCCTGACACGGTCTTCGCATTGCCGGTTCTTCTACGACAAAACCGTCCTCGATATCGCCAAGCATCTGCTGGACGAACAGAATGTCGCGTACCGCGATGCCTGTGTCGGCGCCTATCCCAAGCTGGACAACTGCACGCAGTACCGGGAAACCGATTTCAACTTCCTGCACCGCCTGCTGCAGCGGGAGGGAATCTATTATTACTTCGAGCACAAGGATGGCACGGACACGCTGGTCTTCGTCGACGACCCGCAGCAGCACGGCGCTATCCCGCATTACGAGACCATTCCCTTCAACGCCGTGCGCCAGGGCGACGGCAGCGACCCTGCCGGGGAATCCATATACGGCTGGAAAAACCCTCGTCGCGTCGTGCCGGGGCGCAGCCAGACGAACGCGTTCGACTTCCTGAACGTCGCCCGCAGCACAAGCCAGGGCCTGACGGGGAATGCCACCAGTGAAAAGGGCGGAAACAAGGCCTATGTGATCCAGGAGCCTGCGCTCTGGTATGACGATGACAGCGACGCCGTACGCTATGCGTGGGCCCGGCTGGACGCGCATCTGCCCCGGGCGTCGCGGGTAATGGGCCGCGCCACCGCAATGGGCATGTGCCCGGGCGCCTGGTTCACGTTGACGGGGCACGGCTGCGCGGAGCAGAACGGCAAGTATCTCGTTACGGATGTGCGGTACCGCATGAGCGACGGCTATCACCCGATGCGTCCGCTGGGCGGTGATGGTTCCTCGCCGCACGACGATACGGCGCGGGGACGCCGCCGCCGCAGGCTATTCGATTGCCGGTTTCGCGCCATCCCGCGCGATAGCCGCTATCGCGGCCGTTGCTGGGCTGCCGTGCCGGTCGTCGGCCCGCAGACCGCCATCGTCATCGCGCCCGACGGCGACGATTTCGCCACCGACACGCACGGCCGGATCAAGGTGCAATTCCACTGGGAACAATTCAACCCGCCCAGCACCAGCCAGGCGATGCAACGCTGCTGGGTGCGGGTGGCGCAGCCCTGGGCCGGTGACCGCTGGGGCGCCATGTTCCTGCCGCGCAAGGGCCAGGAGGTGCTGGTGGATTTTCTGAACGGAGACCCCGACAAGCCTATCGTGGTGGGCGGACTCTATAACGGCAAGAGCAAGCCGCCTTATGTCCTGCCCGATGCGGCGGCAGTATCCACGATACTCACGCAAGGGACGGGAGCGGGGAACGCCGGCAAGCGCAACGAACTGCGGTTCAACGATGAAAAGCTGCAGATCCTGCTTTACACCGACGGCAACCAGGACAACTACACCGAGCACGACAGCCTGACGTATGTCGGCCATGATTCGCATACCTTCGTGGAAGGCCACCAGCTGATCGAGGCCCAATACCAGGACGTGACGGTAGGCGCCAGCCAGCTGACGCGCGCGCGCGACGTATCGCTGAACGCCAGCCTGAGCGTGGTGCACGAAGCAGGGGAAAAATACGTCATCAAGAGCGAGATGGTGCACATCAAGGCGGACGCGACCATGGTGCTGGAAGCATCCGCCATGCTGTCGCTCAAGGTGGGGGGAAGCTTCGTGTCGATCGGTCCCGATGGCGTGCATATCTCGGGGCCGATGGTGTACCTGAACTCGGGCGGGGCCGCGGGAAGCGGCCCGGGCGGCTCGACGAAGATGCCCGACCATCCCAAGAAGGCCGATGACGGCAAATCGGTGAAGCGGAACTGA
- the tssH gene encoding type VI secretion system ATPase TssH yields the protein MAEISRVALFSKLSALGYRTIDSATTFCKLRGHAHVELEHWVHQILQMQDSDLHRILRHFRIEHAALARDLVEALDRLPPGAGKMLDLSSQVDEAVERGWMYASLQYGESQVRTGHLVLGMLRTPSLRRALIGISRQFAGIDPGVLGDAFGTWLRDSPEQASAPGLAPAAAPDAAGVPGRDDQQALNRYTVDLTALARSGKLDPIVGRDDEIRQVIDILLRRRQNNPILTGEAGVGKTAVVEGLAQRIVDGNVPPALREVSLRTLDVGLLQAGASMKGEFEQRLRQVIDQVQASDKPIILFVDEAHTLVGAGGAAGTGDAANLLKPALARGTLRTIAATTWAEYKRHIEKDPALTRRFQPIPVAEPDEAKALCMLRSLVGAMESHHGVQVLDDALRAAVRLSHRYIPDRQLPDKAVSLLDTVCARVAVSRHATPAALDRCRAGIEALRAELALLERETAIGLGDGARAARIAADLAVEEQTRAALEARWEKERELVAAIASHRSALCGGNNDGVAAGTADGEGAAREDHAPPGASAAPAAAPRPDRLAELARLEAELSACQGEQPLAVACVDRQSIAAVVQDWTGIPVGRMLNDEIDSLLELDKALDRRIIGQAQATTCIARRIQTARAGLDRPGRPVGVFLLAGPSGVGKTETALALADVLYGGEHNVITLNMSEYQEAHTVSTLKGAPPGYVGYGEGGVLTEAVRRRPYSVVLLDEVEKAHPDVHEVFYQVFDKGWMEDGEGRVIDFRNCLILLTTNAGSDAIEQLCPDDADRPSPDDICQALRQPLVTVFPPALLGRMTTIPYYPLALESIKRIVRLQLDRLGTRLHADDGVEFAYSDSVVDEIASRCNERQSGARLVDSVLMQSVLPGIGKTMLEWRREGRTVASIHVEAAAGAFRYELAEMSPESTDGC from the coding sequence ATGGCGGAAATCAGCCGCGTCGCATTATTCAGCAAGCTTTCCGCGCTCGGGTACCGGACCATCGACAGCGCGACGACATTCTGCAAGCTGCGCGGGCACGCGCATGTCGAACTGGAACATTGGGTGCACCAGATCCTGCAAATGCAGGATTCGGACCTGCATCGCATCCTGCGCCATTTCCGTATCGAGCATGCCGCGCTGGCCCGCGACCTGGTCGAGGCGCTGGACCGGTTGCCGCCCGGTGCCGGGAAGATGCTGGATCTTTCCAGCCAGGTCGATGAGGCGGTCGAGCGCGGGTGGATGTACGCCTCGCTGCAATATGGTGAAAGCCAGGTCCGTACCGGCCATCTGGTGCTCGGCATGCTGCGCACGCCTTCCTTGCGCCGGGCACTCATCGGCATATCGCGCCAATTCGCCGGGATCGATCCCGGCGTGCTGGGCGATGCTTTCGGGACCTGGCTGCGCGACTCGCCGGAGCAGGCCTCGGCACCGGGTCTTGCCCCCGCGGCCGCGCCCGATGCGGCCGGGGTGCCGGGACGCGACGACCAGCAGGCCCTGAACCGGTATACGGTCGATCTGACGGCACTGGCCCGCTCGGGCAAGCTCGACCCTATCGTCGGCCGCGACGACGAAATCCGCCAGGTCATCGATATCCTGCTGCGGCGGCGGCAGAACAATCCCATCCTGACCGGCGAGGCCGGCGTCGGCAAGACGGCGGTCGTGGAAGGCCTGGCGCAACGCATCGTGGATGGCAATGTGCCGCCCGCGTTGCGCGAGGTCTCGTTGCGCACCCTGGACGTCGGGCTGCTGCAGGCAGGGGCCAGCATGAAAGGCGAGTTCGAACAGCGCCTGCGCCAGGTGATCGATCAGGTACAGGCTTCGGACAAGCCCATTATCCTGTTCGTCGATGAGGCGCATACGCTGGTGGGCGCCGGGGGCGCCGCGGGCACCGGCGATGCGGCCAATCTGTTGAAGCCCGCGCTGGCGCGGGGCACGCTGCGCACCATCGCGGCGACGACGTGGGCGGAATACAAGCGGCACATCGAAAAGGATCCGGCCTTGACCCGCCGCTTCCAGCCGATTCCCGTGGCCGAGCCCGACGAGGCGAAGGCCCTGTGCATGCTGCGCAGCCTGGTGGGAGCCATGGAATCGCATCACGGCGTGCAGGTGCTGGACGATGCCTTGCGCGCGGCCGTCCGGCTCAGCCATCGCTATATCCCGGACCGCCAGTTGCCCGACAAGGCGGTCAGCCTGCTCGATACGGTGTGCGCGCGGGTCGCCGTCAGCCGGCATGCCACGCCGGCGGCGCTGGACCGCTGCCGCGCCGGCATCGAAGCGCTGCGCGCGGAACTTGCCTTGCTGGAGCGGGAAACCGCGATCGGATTGGGGGATGGCGCCCGCGCGGCGCGGATCGCGGCGGACCTGGCGGTGGAGGAGCAGACGCGCGCGGCCCTCGAGGCCCGCTGGGAGAAGGAAAGAGAACTGGTGGCGGCGATCGCGAGCCACCGGTCCGCGCTCTGCGGGGGCAATAACGATGGCGTCGCGGCCGGGACCGCGGACGGAGAGGGCGCCGCGCGGGAAGACCATGCGCCGCCGGGCGCGAGCGCGGCGCCTGCCGCGGCGCCGCGGCCGGACCGCTTGGCCGAATTGGCGCGGCTGGAAGCGGAACTGTCCGCGTGCCAGGGAGAACAGCCCCTGGCAGTGGCCTGCGTGGACAGGCAATCGATCGCCGCCGTCGTCCAGGATTGGACCGGCATTCCCGTCGGCCGTATGTTGAACGATGAAATCGACAGCCTGCTTGAACTCGACAAGGCGTTGGACCGCCGCATCATCGGCCAGGCACAGGCGACTACGTGTATCGCGCGGCGCATCCAGACCGCCCGCGCGGGTCTGGACCGTCCCGGCCGTCCTGTCGGTGTCTTCCTGCTGGCCGGCCCTTCGGGCGTGGGCAAGACCGAGACCGCGCTTGCCCTGGCCGACGTCCTGTATGGCGGCGAGCACAATGTCATTACCTTGAACATGAGCGAGTACCAGGAAGCGCATACCGTATCGACGCTGAAGGGCGCGCCGCCCGGCTATGTCGGCTACGGCGAAGGCGGCGTGCTGACGGAAGCGGTACGCCGCCGTCCGTACAGCGTGGTGCTGCTGGACGAGGTTGAGAAGGCGCATCCGGACGTGCACGAGGTGTTCTATCAGGTGTTCGACAAGGGCTGGATGGAAGATGGGGAAGGGCGCGTTATCGATTTCCGCAATTGCCTGATCCTGTTGACCACGAATGCCGGTTCGGATGCCATCGAGCAACTGTGTCCGGATGACGCGGACCGTCCCTCGCCCGATGACATCTGCCAGGCGCTGCGCCAGCCGCTCGTGACCGTTTTCCCGCCCGCTTTGCTGGGAAGAATGACGACGATTCCCTACTACCCGCTGGCGTTGGAAAGCATCAAAAGGATTGTTCGCCTGCAGCTGGATCGCCTGGGCACCCGCCTGCATGCGGACGATGGGGTCGAATTCGCTTATTCCGACAGCGTGGTGGACGAGATCGCCTCCCGTTGCAATGAACGGCAGAGCGGCGCGCGCCTGGTCGATTCGGTCCTGATGCAGTCGGTGTTGCCCGGGATCGGCAAGACCATGCTGGAATGGCGCCGGGAAGGACGTACGGTCGCGTCCATCCACGTCGAGGCGGCCGCCGGCGCGTTTCGTTATGAACTCGCCGAAATGTCCCCGGAGTCGACGGATGGCTGCTGA